One window of the Spea bombifrons isolate aSpeBom1 chromosome 8, aSpeBom1.2.pri, whole genome shotgun sequence genome contains the following:
- the LOC128503266 gene encoding protein GPR107-like → MALRGDGCSGASALVVLWGLVLLLCDVSWTRVHHLTLKDDIRQKVHLNSFGFYENGSMSVKVNSLSIKSNTDLSKLDNSTFGFSLDRTKNDGFSTYLDQEVRDCILKHTPESVSITLLKLDFTNKRVHIKNVGGISLPNIIVSLPEVKDTVTATKSPTVKSATVKIPSPGQPGNQKSRRDTENSWFSGKAAAPEARSEDKKEKDKEKKEKVNKEIKVKDEYRSMKVEEGVASFQFDFNVSSNELEGLYSLYFHSCAGAGNSVRDQHLFSLDIEIINKNPESYLSADEIPLPKLYICMALFFFSAGVLWVQILRKRRSDVFKIHWLMAALPFTKSLSLVFHAIDYHYISSQGYPIEGWAVVYYITHLLKGALLFITIALIGTGWAFVKHILSDKDKKIFMIVIPLQVLANVAYIIIESTEEGTTEYGLWKEILFLVDLLCCGAILFPVIWSIRHLQEASATDGKAAINLAKLKLFRHYYVMIVCFIYFTRIIAIFIMVAVPFKWKWMYQLLDEVATFIFIVLTGYKFRPASDNPYLQLPQEDDADDLEMEAVVTTTGATEGVKKVKKVVNGSSEPRSEGDSYVFLGGGDFFI, encoded by the exons ATGGCGCTGCGGGGTGACGGTTGTTCCGGGGCCTCGGCCCTGGTGGTGCTGTGGGGTTTGGTGCTGCTGCTGTGCGATGTGTCCTGGACTCGGGTTCATCACCTCACGCTGAAG GACGACATACGGCAGAAGGTCCACCTCAACAGTTTTGGTTTCTATGAAAACGGCTCTATGAGCGTGAAGGTTAACAGCCTCTCAATAAAAAGCAACACGGATCTCTCCAAACTAGACAACAGCACA tttggatTCAGCCTGGACAGGACAAAGAACGATGGCTTTTCCACCTACCTG GATCAGGAAGTGCGGGACTGCATCCTGAAGCATACGCCAGAGAGCGTTTCCATAACGCTGCTGAAACTGGACTTTACCAACAAACG TGTCCATATCAAGAACGTTGGCGGCATCAGCTTGCCAAACATTATTGTCTCGCTTCCAGAGGTTAAAGATACCGTGACGGCAACCAAAAGTCCCACCGTTAAAAGCGCCACGGTAAAAATCCCTTCACCTGGTCAGCCTGGTAACCAGAAGAGCCGCAGGGATACAg AAAATTCTTGGTTTTCAggtaaagctgcagctccagaggccAGGAGTGAagacaagaaagagaaagacaaagagaagaaagaaaaagttaacaaagaaattaaagtaaaa GACGAGTATCGCTCTATGAAGGTGGAGGAGGGTGTAGCATCATTCCAG TTTGATTTTAACGTGAGCTCCAACGAGCTGGAGGGACTCTACAGCCTTTACTTCCACAGCTGTGCGGGAGCTGGAAATTCAGTCCGAGACCAGCACCTCTTCAGTTTGGAT ATTGAAATTATCAACAAGAATCCAGAAAGTTACCTTTCAGCAGATGAGATTCCGTTACCTAAGCTTTACATCTGTATGgcgctcttctttttttctgcaggaGTCCTCTGGGTTCAGATCCTCCGGAAGCGCAG GAGCGATGTCTTCAAGATCCATTGGCTGATGGCAGCGCTGCCTTTCACAAAGTCATTGTCGCTGGTGTTTCATGCA atcgacTACCACTACATTTCTTCTCAGGGGTACCCGATCGAAGGGTGGGCTGTGGTATATTATATCACACACTT ACTGAAAGGAGCGCTGCTTTTCATCACAATTGCACTGATTGGAACTGGCTGGGCCTTTGTGAAACACATCCTATCTGACAAAGATAAGAAGATTTTCATGATCGTTATTCCACTACAG GTTCTGGCCAATGTGGCTTACATCATCATAGAGTCCACAGAAGAAGGCACGACGGAGTACGGGCTGTGGAAGGAGATTCTGTTCCTCGTGGACCTCCTGTGCTGCGGAGCGATCCTCTTCCCAGTTATATG GTCCATCAGGCATCTACAGGAGGCATCGGCTACAGACGGAAAAG CTGCGATCAACTTGGCGAAGCTGAAGCTCTTCAGACATTACTACGTCATG ATCGTCTGCTTCATATACTTCACCCGGATCATCGCCATTTTTATTATGGTTGCAGTCCCCTTCAAATGGAAGTGGATGTACCAG CTCCTGGATGAAGTGGCCACCTTCATATTCATTGTGTTAACCGGGTATAAATTCCGCCCGGCGTCCGACAACCCGTACCTTCAGCTTCCCCAGGAAGATGACGCCGATGACCTGGAAATGGAGGCAGT TGTGACAACCACAGGAGCGACAGAGGGTGTGAAGAAAGTGAAAAAAGTCGTCAATGGATCTTCGGAGCCGCGCTCGGAGGGGGATAGCtacgtttttttgggggggggggatttttttatatag